Proteins co-encoded in one Marmota flaviventris isolate mMarFla1 chromosome 9, mMarFla1.hap1, whole genome shotgun sequence genomic window:
- the Arl14ep gene encoding ARL14 effector protein, with protein sequence MMDPCSVGVQLRTTNECHKTYYTRHTGFKTLQELSSNDMLLLQLRTGMTLSGNNTICFHHVKIYIDRFEDLQKSCCDPFNIHKKLAKKNLHVIDLDDATFLSAKFGRQLVPGWKLCPKCTQIINGSVDIDSEDRQRRKPESDGRTAKALRSLQFTNPGKQTEFAPETGKREKRRLTKNATAGSDRQVIPAKSKVYDSQGLLIFSGMDLCDCLDEDCLGCFYACPACGSTKCGAECRCDRKWLYEQIEIEGGEIIHNKHAG encoded by the exons ATGATGGATCCATGTTCAGTTGGAGTACAGCTTCGTACCACAAATGAGTGCCATAAAACATACTATACTCGTCACACAGGTTTCAAGACTTTACAAGAATTATCATCAAATGATATGCTTTTACTTCAACTTAGAACTGGAATGACACTTTCTGGAAACAATACAATTTGCTTCCATCATGTAAAAATTTACATTGACAGATTTGAAGATTTGCAGAAGTCATGTTGTGATCCATTTAACATACACAAAAAGCTAGCCAAAAAAAATTTGCATGTAATTGACTTAGATGATGCCACTTTTCTGAGTGCAAAATTTGGAAGACAGCTTGTACCTGGTTGGAAACTTTGTCCAAAATGTACACAGATAATCAACGGAAGTGTGGATATTGATTCTGAAGACCGCCAGAGAAGAAAACCTGAATCAGAT GGAAGAACTGCTAAAGCTTTGAGGTCACTACAGTTTACAAACCCAGGAAAGCAAACTGAATTTGCTCCAGAAActggtaaaagagaaaaaagaaggctTACCAAAAATGCAACTGCTGGTTCAGACAG acaAGTGATACCAGCAAAGAGTAAGGTCTATGATAGCCAAGGGCTCTTGATTTTCAGTGGGATGGACCTCTGTGACTGCCTGGATGAAGATTGCTTAGGATGTTTCTATGCTTGTCCTGCCTGTGGTTCTACCAAGTGTGGAGCTGAATGTCGCTGTGATCGCAAGTGGCTATATGAGCAAATAGAAATTGAAGGAGgagaaataattcataataaaCATGCAGGATAA